Genomic segment of Rhodocaloribacter litoris:
CGACGGTCCAGGAGACGGGCACGGCCACGAACTCGCGGGCCATGAGGCCGCCGGCGGTGTCCTCCTCGTAGCCGAGCAGCTCCTGCAGGTCGGCGGCGTCCTCGAGGTGGGGCAGGACCGTCTGGGCCACCTCCTCGGGCAGGTCGGCCAGCACGTCGGCGGCGTCGTCGGTGTCGAGCTCGCCGAGCATGGCCGTCAGCCGCTGCGGGGACTCGGCCTCCAGGAGCTCGGCGCGGTAGTCGTCGTCGAGCTCGGCCAGCACTTCGCCGGCCTGCTCCACGGGCAGCCACTGGAACAGGTGGCGGGCCTCGTCGAAGGAGAGGTGCGCCATGAGCGAGGCCAGGTCGGCCGGGTGCAGGTCGGCCACGATGTTGAGCACCATGCCGCGCTGCCCGGCCTCCAGGAGGCTGCGGATGTTGTCCACCAGCTCCTGGTCCACCTCGATCTCCGCCGGACGCATGCCCTCCTCTTCTATGATCCCGTCCTGCGTCATGTCGGTCTTCCGGTTGGCCGGTTCCCGGTGCCGGGACCGGTTCAGGCGTGCTCCTGGAGGTAGCGGGCCAGCACGACGAACGCCCCGGGTTCGAGCTCTTCGGCACGGCAGGCCCCCCATCCGTGGGGGAGCGTCAGGCCGCGGTCGCGTGTCCACCGGCCGAGGCTGTTGCGCAGGGTCTTCCGGCGCTGGTTGAAGGCGGTCCGGATCACCTGGCGAAGCAGGGCCGGGTCCACACCGGACGCTGCCGCATCCCCCTGCGAAAAGTCCAGCCGTACAACCGCGCTGGTGACATCCGGTTTCGGGTAGAAGACATTTTTAGAGACGTGGAAGAGGAGCTCGGGGGCAGCGGCGAGCTGCACGGCCACGCTCAGGATGCCGTAGGCTTTGGTGCGGGGCACGGCCACCAGGCGCTGCGCCACCTCCAGCTGCATCATGACGACGGCCTCGGCCAGGTGGGATCGGGCGTCGAGCAGGCCGAAGAGGATCTCGCTGGTGATGTAGTAGGGCAGGTTGCCGATGACGTAGAGGGGGCGTCCCTTCTCGCGGGCGAGGGCGGCCCAGTCCGTCGCCAGCACGTCGGCGTGGCGCACGTCGAGGCCGGGGAAGCGGTCGCGCAGGAGGGCCACGGCGCGGTCGTCCACCTCCAGGGCGGTCAGGTCGGGGAAGCGCTCGTGCAGCAGCCCCGTCAGCGCCCCGGTGCCCGGCCCGATCTCGACGACGGCCGCCCCGTCCGGCGCCCGCAACGCCCCCACGATCTTGCGGGCCACGTTGGGGTCGGTGAGGAAGTTCTGGCCGAGAGACTTGCGGGGCTTCATACCTTGTCTATCTGGAGAGAACCGGGGCGTTTGTAGTGCGCGGTGCGTGGTGCGTAGTGCCTAATGCGTGATGCGTAGTGCGTAAGGATGTGGTGCGTAGTGCTTGGTGCGTAGTGCGTAAGGATGTGGTGCGTAGTGCTTGGTGCGTAGTGCGTAAAGATCGCGTGCTGCGCTCTACGAAATACGCACTCCGAAATACGCACGACGCCCTATGCCCCCGGGAGGCGGCGGTGCAGGGCGTCGAGGAAGCGGCGCACGCGGCGTTCGTTCACCCCGAAGTCGCTGTAGCCGACGCGGCTGGCGCTGCGCAGGTGCAGGGCGCTGCCCGTGCCGAAGGGTTCCACACGGAGCGCCACGTCGTCGTAGAACACGAAGACGCGGAAGACGGCGTCGGCGCGGCGGGCGCCGGCGTCGAGCGTGGCGGGGCCCAGGGCGGCCAGGGCGTCACGGGCCCGGGCGAAGAGCGTGTCGGCGTCGACCGGGTAGAGGCGGGTCAGGCGGACGCAGTTGGGTGAGGCGGGA
This window contains:
- the rsmA gene encoding 16S rRNA (adenine(1518)-N(6)/adenine(1519)-N(6))-dimethyltransferase RsmA, whose translation is MKPRKSLGQNFLTDPNVARKIVGALRAPDGAAVVEIGPGTGALTGLLHERFPDLTALEVDDRAVALLRDRFPGLDVRHADVLATDWAALAREKGRPLYVIGNLPYYITSEILFGLLDARSHLAEAVVMMQLEVAQRLVAVPRTKAYGILSVAVQLAAAPELLFHVSKNVFYPKPDVTSAVVRLDFSQGDAAASGVDPALLRQVIRTAFNQRRKTLRNSLGRWTRDRGLTLPHGWGACRAEELEPGAFVVLARYLQEHA
- a CDS encoding DUF1499 domain-containing protein, yielding MRRLARAVLLLAVLGAGTLVLSRTLASDPDAFPSDDGPANPLPPCPASPNCVRLTRLYPVDADTLFARARDALAALGPATLDAGARRADAVFRVFVFYDDVALRVEPFGTGSALHLRSASRVGYSDFGVNERRVRRFLDALHRRLPGA